The following are from one region of the Dreissena polymorpha isolate Duluth1 chromosome 2, UMN_Dpol_1.0, whole genome shotgun sequence genome:
- the LOC127868855 gene encoding uncharacterized protein LOC127868855 has protein sequence MRNRRLGGPNNNLMPNGKLGIPTPTRDCVLSWNDFLTHVVGKTYIAIYGIKNHEELFEQKSFKFKVRWTFNGTFVNRAGSYWDVTKQPAPACDFFNGNFQRVDSTTASWRALETGTFLTANRRDYLISDNPSEYLIFHICYDPSQNVANKCPVSGTLLVVRDRRPNVDVNPVDGIPDGDLELTNTDWASIDRKSRSCIGESLVNTDALGLEWFWKGPECRAP, from the exons ATGCGGAATAGGCGTCTGGGCGGACCAAACAACAATTTGATGCCCAATGGCAAGCTCGGAATCCCGACCCCGACCAGAGACTGCGTGTTGTCGTGGAATGACTTCCTCACTCAT GTAGTGGGGAAGACGTACATCGCCATATACGGTATCAAGAATCACGAGGAATTATTTGAACAGAAATCATTCAAGTTCAAAGTTCGGTGGACATTCAATGGAACATTCGTAAACCGTGCGGGAAGTTACTG GGACGTTACTAAACAGCCGGCCCCTGCATGCGACTTCTTCAACGGCAACTTCCAGAGAGTCGACTCGACCACCGCCAGCTGGCGTGCTTTGGAAACAG GAACGTTCTTGACTGCCAACAGGAGGGACTATCTGATCAGTGACAATCCGAGCGAGTACCTTATTTTCCACATATGCTATGACCCCTCACAAAACGTGGCCAACAAATGCCCAGTTTCAGGGACCTTGCTGGTCGTCAGG GACCGACGTCCCAACGTGGACGTGAATCCCGTCGACGGCATTCCCGACGGTGACCTTGAACTGACGAACACCGACTGGGCCAGTATTGACCGAAAGTCGAGGTCCTGTATCGGTGAAAGTCTTGTCAACACTGACGCCCTGGGTTTGGAGTGGTTCTGGAAAGGACCGG AATGCCGTGCGCCATAA